In one window of Nakamurella sp. PAMC28650 DNA:
- the cofC gene encoding 2-phospho-L-lactate guanylyltransferase produces MTSALWTILIPVKDTRRGKSRLDVPDDLRPALALALALDTVSAAAQCGRVLALVEDETDGAALAGIAGVQVHRSRVAGLNESILDGVAVVSASAVSEVTGFLAVLPGDLPGLDAGELAAVLRRCADHRFAVVPDHLGVGTTLLAATRVGWLRPRYGADSFRRHQRAGAFPITLPPASTLRWDVDTVDDLLTASGPRTSAALQRITAGRDHGAGVGVTVDPCTEDS; encoded by the coding sequence GTGACCTCAGCGCTCTGGACCATCCTGATCCCGGTCAAGGACACCCGCCGCGGGAAGAGTCGCCTGGACGTCCCCGACGACCTGCGTCCGGCATTGGCGCTGGCCCTGGCGTTGGACACGGTGTCGGCGGCGGCGCAGTGCGGCCGGGTGCTCGCCCTGGTGGAGGACGAGACGGACGGCGCCGCACTGGCCGGGATCGCGGGCGTCCAGGTCCACCGCAGTCGCGTCGCGGGTCTCAACGAGTCGATCCTGGACGGCGTCGCGGTCGTCTCGGCCTCGGCGGTGAGTGAGGTCACAGGGTTCCTCGCGGTGTTGCCCGGTGACCTGCCGGGGCTCGATGCGGGGGAACTCGCAGCCGTCCTGCGGCGATGTGCCGACCACCGGTTCGCCGTCGTGCCGGACCACCTCGGTGTGGGGACGACACTGCTCGCCGCGACCAGGGTCGGGTGGCTGCGGCCCCGTTACGGCGCGGATTCCTTCCGGCGCCACCAGCGGGCCGGTGCGTTCCCGATCACCCTGCCGCCCGCATCGACGCTGCGGTGGGACGTCGACACCGTCGACGATCTCCTGACGGCCTCCGGCCCGCGCACCTCCGCTGCCCTGCAGCGCATCACCGCTGGTCGCGACCACGGCGCAGGCGTCGGTGTTACCGTCGATCCGTGTACCGAAGATTCCTGA